The DNA segment ATATTCATCACCATTTCTTCACCCATTATACACATTTAATGAACCACCGTGATGAAGTTATATTGACATGTTTGGTCAAATTTTACATAAACAGACTTTTGGCCCATTCTTTGATTATTTAGATTAGTATAGAGACTAATCTTGAAATTCTTGTTTGTCTATAATTTTATGCTAATGATATTTCCCTAATGATGTAATTTGGCTCATTGTACACAGCCTTCTTTTTTCAGATTCCAGGCTTTTGACCCAAGCCAATCAATTCTTAAACATGAACCTATGACTATGAATATAGCCTAGGCATGCGACCTTCTCATAGGTTTATGTAGGTAGGTTTTGTTGAAGTTCTGTTTATCTTTTGAGTCAGAAGAAAGAAGTACAGGATAACTATTTTACGGTTATGGATTTATATATGACTGGCCTAGAAAATCTAGTGGGAACTGTGTCGTGGTAGGAACATTTGAAAGAACTACATTTGACCACCATGTTTTATTTTATAGCAAAAATAAACCTTTGGATATGTCAACAAGAAAATATATGCACAGCTCTTGTATAACAAATTCTCCAATTTGTCAGTGATGTCATAAATTCAGGGCAGAAATATGCCGGATTGGTGAAACCATAAGAtgatattgagttgctctgtgttTTATGTTGGTATTGGTAATGGTGAACTTCTTAACATAAATAGTTGTTATGAATAAGCAATTAGCACTCTTTTCATTTTATCTGGAAATTCTGAATAGTTATCCTTTAACTAGTTaatgttgcaaaaaaaaaaactactcatAATTTTCCCATGATTATATATCTTATGACTAGTCAGTGTTCTATGTGCTTCTTTTTAGACGCACTTAAGATGCTGTTTCATACTTTTTCATTGGTTTTATTTTGTAGGTTCTGTTATGTACTGAAGGAGAAGATTTATTGACATTTAGAAAGATTCTGAGCTATGTTATTGAATTGGCAAAATATGACTCGAATTATGATATCCGTGACCGTGCTCGTTTCATATTAAAACTTGTGCCCCGGAACCTAACCACCACATCTGAGGAAGAGACCACGTCATGTTTCCTGCAGAATGTAGGGATTCATCATGAATTTGCGGAAAACATATTTAGTGGGAAAATACATTCGACAGCATCCTCAGCAAAAAGCTTTCGGATTTACCTTCCTGGATCTCTATCACAGATAGTTCTACATGCAGCTCCTGGTTATGAACCTCTTCCCAAACCTTGTAGTCTGCATGCCAATGATCTCAAACTACGCATGGAGTTGGGTGATGAGACAAAGGAGTCTAAAAAAATGGCTAAGAACAATTCATTTGGAACAGGTGATCATGATGCATCTTCTGGATCTTCATTTGAAGAAAGTGGCTCTGTCTATGATTCTCATCATTCTATAATTAGCTCAGACAGCGAGGGGAATGAAATTACAAGTGAATCAAATGAAATTGGCCATTCTTCTTTGGAGGTTATGCATGATGACTGGGACAAAACCCTAATTGATGTTTCTGATGCTGGTGTTGATAATGATCAAGCAAGTCAAAGTGCCAAGGGGAATTTATCTGCACTCGTCTCTACAGATTTGGCGGAGTTGATGTCAAAGTCAGCACTGGAGTCATGGCTGGACGAGCAACCTGGTTTGACATCGGTACAGATGTCTCAACAACCTCCTTCTGGTAGAATatctataaacaatcttgattgcaCTGTTACACCTAagatccacatgctgcttgatccTACAAATGGTAATGGCTTGAGAGTGGAATATGCCTTTTCTTATGAAGTTTCAACTATATCACCAGTGATGGTCCAAATTGAAGTTTTCTTTGAGAACTGCTTGTCCGAATCATTAGTAAAGATAGCCTTGAAGGATGAGGAATATAATTCTCGTGTGGATTCTTCATATCCAGTGTTGGAAGAACATGAAAGGTGCTGATGTTAGCCATGCCCCTACATTAGTTTTATGTTATCCGATCTCAATTTTAGTTTCAGCCTAGTAGAAGTTGAATTAATCTCTGATATACTTACAAATGCTCTTTTTCTTGTTTCGTCCGTAGCCTGCTTCCAACTGATAATGCACCATCTATGCTTCCTAGTGAAGAGATTGCATCTCTAGATCCAGGTCAGAGGTTGAAGAAAGTTATTCAAGTCCgttttcatcatcatcttctgccATTTAAGGTGGCTGTGTTATGCAATGGGAAAAAGTATTTGACAAAGCTGTGGCCTGATATTGGGTATTTTCTTAGACCACTCTCCATGAGCATGGATGCTTTTATTGAGAAGGAACGACAGTTACCTGGGATGTTTGAGTGTACAAAGAGGTTAGCAGACTGCCTTGTTTGTTAAAGTTTGAAATTTTTTGTTGTTGAATATTTTCACTGGTTGTCTAATGTAATGATAGATTACATTGGATCACTTAAGTTTAACTcagatcaaaatcagtgaagaaaTATCCCTGCATGAAAAGTGGAAAGTGTAGAATTAATACAATTAAAACATGATCTATTCCTTCTAGAAGATGAAGGGTGATTGTAGGACATGGAAAGATCCAAAGATACTTGGGTCATTGATGTCATTTAAAGTTTAAATGTGAAATAAAGCTgtacataatataaaaattatgaattgACATTAGTTGtgaatcttgaacttataaaTTGTCTGCCGATGCATTTTATTAAACAGGTCATAATAAGTTTTGGCATCTTAAGCTTGATAAATTGTTGATATTCTCAGGCACTAGAAAGAGGCATGGGTTGTCTTAGTTAATCGTAGGTTCTGACAAAACATGGAGTCAAGTCATATACTAAAAAAAACAATATTACAGAAAACCCAAGTATAAGTTTATTATTAGGAGTATTGTAAAAGGAGTTTGATTTTGTGAGAAATTAGAATATGCAGAGAAGTTGTACATTTTGTCTGTCGTTGAGTAAAGCTTaaccaatatcatgaaatcatttgtAACAGGTGCACCTTCAAAGAGCACATTGACCACGAAAAGGATGATAGTTCTTTCCATtctgataaaattattttgatatctcGAACAATTGCATCTAAGGTTCTCAGCAATTCAAATGTGTTCCTTGTAAGTGTGGACATCCCAGTATCTTTCAACATTGATGATGCATCAGGCTTGTGCTTACGATTCAGTGGGGAAATATTGAGCAGCTCAAAACCATGCTTGATTGCTATCTTAGCCGAGGGTAAGTTCTCTGAACCGTTGGATATGGCAGTCAAAATCAATTGTGAAGATACAGTCTTTGGCCTTAACCTGCTAAATAGAGTGGCAGCATTTCTACAATGAAAGCAGAATGTTGATGACCCCACCCCCTCCAATCCCACTTTTCTGACTTACTCCCGTTAAAAAAGGCACATGATTTTGTAGCCAGTATATTTGGATGGATATTGAAGATGTTGTAGGCATATTATTGGAAAcaaagaggtggtggtggtggagattaATCATATCGTAAGGCTTATTGTTGTGAGTATTATGCCAAATATTCAAGTTTGTAACAGCACATTTTTGTTTTCCCTTTTTACAAATTTGGCTACAAACCTCGCATTTCTGCTGTTATCACAAAGAACATCCGTCTCCTTTGTGCGTTTATGTGCGTGCAGGAGGGGCTTTATTCGTAGGACCTCAcacttttggtttttttttttttcccgagTGGCAACTTATATTTTTGTGgagagattttatttttatttttcaaatattcACAATGTTCCCATAGTATTTTGTAAATGAAGTTATAATGTTTTTTTAATGGACTTGTTtcgttttgtattaataaataaaaaattataattttcttgAAAACAGTCAGTCTTAATTAGTTAAGATCTTCATAAATCTTAATTGATCATTCATATTCTGTCAAAAATGAGGTAAAAcatatgaattttcttttaatgttGCGTTAAACttatgtttatatattttgaagaaTCTTATACCATTTGCATCTATTCATCAGTTCATGTGAATTACATTGGTTCTTAAATGGAATTTTAGTGTGTTGAAGCATATCCTAGTAATTGGAAGTGTGGGGAGTTGGGAGCCAATCATGATTCCTGTTAAAAGTCTGTAGCAAGTCCAGTgccttaaaaaaaaatatatatcgaaGTAATTGGAAAGTTGATCTACTTGGAAAGTTACTATaatactttatttttttaatttgtttttctCTATTTGGTGAAAGAAAAATATTGTTAAAACACTAAAAGAAAGCAGTACGGACGGACGGACCATCATCCACTTTACAAAACGTGGAGCGCCCTGAGATTGTCCCCCAAATGagcttggaatatatatatatatatatatatatatatcaagccaAGCCAAGGAAATCTGCAAAGATTGGAACTCAAAAATCATAAAGCAATTAGGGACAGAATTTGGGTGCACATGACTTTAATTAAAACCTTACCTTTCTTTGAGCCCAAGCACCCCAATACCATCTGCTATTTTTGTATATCGATAGGGATGTTAATAGTTTGTTAGCTTGGTGTGGGATTCCGTGGTATCGGAATTAATTCTAACATGAACAATTTCGAAACAGTTACTTGGGTCAGGACATTGGATTTGCCTCAGAATTATGCATGGAATCCGCCTAGTTTTGAACCTGAATCTGCTTCACCATCTCCTCAAATCGGACATCCTATGCTCATCAAACACACCTATGCTCATCAAACAAAGGATGCAATCCATAGCTTTTGTTGCTAGTTTGATGGCACAAGCAACCAACCTTGTCTGGCTTTCAAGGGATATCCCTTGGTGGAGACTCAGATGACAGATGCATGGGTTTTACCTCCATCAGCTGGGTGAGAGTTGAGGTAGAGCTGCCGAAGGTTCAACTTCAACCAGTGGACTTTTCTGGTGGGCGTTTCTCAGTTGCCCACAAGCTGCACTCGCATCGAGCCCACGTGTCTGCCGAACACTAACTGTAATCTTCTTAGATTCCAGTGTCGCCATGAAAGCTAATACCTGCCAACGTCACAAAGCAATGGTGGACTCAGATGCTTGATCAATAATCTTGGTATGAACATGTTGTTCTAGCAGCTAACTTGACCGATTTGTCTTAAAGAGGACGATTAAGGAGCCTGATTATACATATAATTCACCATTATCAAGTTGAGAATTCAGGGGGTACCGCTTTCTTGTATGGCCTTCGGTACTCGGAACCTTCTATTGGATTGAAAGGGATCAGATTCACATGATAACCACGACCACAAGTATGAATTAGTTCCGCGAGTTCCGCTGCATGTTCCACTCCATCATTTATCCCAGCTGTTCCACATGTAAGTATCAGGAAAAATGTCAATGGATTATAGTTCAAACTATAATCCGGCTATATATCCAGCACAGATGCAATGATTCAAGCCAAGCACCTAAAAGTGTATACTCGAATGTTACTCGGCGTCTGGTTTCCGAAAAGTAATGCTTGCAGTCGTCGATCAGCGCATTCAAGGGGTAAGACTTTGCACTGGGGACTATTGTTTCTCGGAGTTTCTGGTTAGGTGCATGTAAGCTGAAGATCCACAAAGGCATATCAAACAGATCAGCAGTTGAAAGACAACAAAAGATTATAGCTGCAACAAGGCTCAACTCCATGCATAAGACCCAGCATGATGATTGGTTTCACAACCCAAAAATTCTGGTACTGTTTTAACAGAATAGTACTAGCATTGCTACATGCAAAAAGTGTACATGAGGTGCGTCtggttattttgtgcacttgtgaTTCAATTTTTAACTAGTGTAGACATTAGAAAATTAACATGAAATCTGCAATATAAAAAGCAACACACTGATAAGCAGAGGCGTAGACTTGGTAGTTTATATTGtgcagtgaaaaaaaaaaaatttaagatgcaTGCAATTTCACTTTTGggttaaaaaagaaataaaagataatatcatacAACTTTTGGAGTTATAAAAGTGTAAAAAAGAAATACAAGATAAATATCATACAACTTTTGGAGTAATTATTCCAGAGGAAACTTACCTCACAGCCAATGTTGACTGCAGCTTGTGTGTCGCCAGCATCTTGATCGTGTTGGGAACACCAACTGTTGATATTGTCATCATTCTTTGCCCAATTTGCACATCCTTGAGAGATTCCATGACACGTATAACAATGAAAGAATAAGAAATAAGAACACCTAAACATATACCAAAATCCTGCACTGCATGCAGGATCATAAGAGATTGCACTGATGGGCACAACCCCACTCATTTTAACAACTTTTTCCCATGACTACGATAGATTCAAGATAGCTATATTTCAAATTGCATGCATGAGGAGGACACATTTCTGAGGAGCTACATTTAGTTGAATGTAAATAAGATATATACAGAGGGTGTTCATAAGATGAAATGCAACTAGTGTATCACATGAAACAAAAGCCTGATGCACATCCAAAGATTGTAACACTCCAGCGAAATGAATTGACTATCTCCATGAAAATACATaggttatttgaaaaaaaaaaaagttgaaattGGTAATACCTTTTGTGTGGGGATTTCTCTTAAAATTGTAGAATTCAACCTAAACATCCCTTCCAAGATTTGGGCATCTCAGCAAATCTGATCGATTGTGCAATTTTTGGAATTTAGGTTCTTTTGGTACTCCTGGAACTTGGGAATCATAAggataggtgcctcaaaaattctaGAATAAACAAAAAATATGCAGGGAATTCTCTAGCAACAAAAGAGTAGGTTGGAATTTAAATATCCAAGATCGAGATTTCAAAAATGTAGCCAACATAAAATGACTTGAATAACCATCTGGAACTCTCCAAGAAATCCTAGATTTCCAATTCCCAAACCAAATGGATTCATAAGTTTTTTCCTATTACATAGCTTGCTATTTAATACTGTATATATATCAAGAGAAAAAGATTCAAACAGTGTATCAGaaatcaaaataattaattattatagatAATTTTATCATTGGTCTCCTCTTAGATCAggttcccttttctttttttatgaatGTGGTGAAAATTACTTGCACATGCAATAATTTCATCAGCTGTTGGGAAGGATGACATGTGATGTCAATAACCTCTAACACGAATTTCTTTCACAGGCATAAGATACTTCCTATCAGTGTAAGAAAATAAAGAGAATCGAATGTCTGTGACATGCCAGGAAGTGCAACTAACAAAAGCATCAGACAACAGGGAACGGGGTATCTAGATACAAAGAGAAAATGAGATAGCACCATAAAACAGACCTAACATGCATGTTCTACAGTCTATATTCCAGACTAGATTGTTGTAGCTCGTCTCCCACGAAGATAATTTCATTTTTACAAGTGGCATGTTAATAGGAGAAGAGAAGTGACTTTTCAAATGTTTGCACATCATACTACTTGCTTTCAGCTAATGAGGAATATTGTGGCAAATAAGATTATTTGAAAAGTGCAAAGTACAAACAAGAACCACACTAAATTCTGAAGCATGTGTTGGTGACATCTAGATGATGGGGGAGAAAATGATATTGAACATTATTGAGTACCAAGGTCCTGTCCTCTTCATCTAAAGAGAACTATTTCTGTTCCTACTCCTGACATTTTTTTGGTCGAAAATAAAATGGCAGCATATCAGTAAAAAAATATACATGCACTCTTTTGTCAAGCTGCAATATATAAGATGATGGCATATCGATAAAAGATTACATTGAACCTTGAACTGATGTGCcttgatttaaattttattactCTAATGCTATCCCTAAGCACACAAAAGACGGTCAAACCTTATTGAGGCATGTGTGTGATTCCAGAACTGACTTCAGATTCAACATTGGTTCACCCATGCCCATGAACACGACATTCGTTACCCTATGTTTGAAGAGATCCTCAATAGCCAAGACCTACATCCATAACTAGATTGATCAAAACTCAATGAAGCAGCTACAAGAAACTTCTGtgaacaacaaaaaaagaaaagctgACAGAGTAGGCAAGAACCTGCTCAACAATCTCATGTGGCAAGAGGTTTCTTGAAAACCCACCCTTCCCAGTAGCACAAAACGAGCAACGCAAGGGACAGCCTACCTATGTCATTTACCAATacacaaaaatatataaataaaagaaaaaggacaaaACTAACTTGAAGACAAAACATTCAAGAAATacaaatttcttattttattcaTTGGATGCAGAGTTCAGTTTGGAGAGAAGAAAGAACAACATGTTGATGTTAGCCATCAATGTCTGAACATTATACCTGTGATGACACACAAGCAGTGAGACGAAAGGAACCATTACCATCTTCAACAGGAATTCCTACAGTTTCAATCAATCTGTTGTCTTCCAACTTTATGAGTATCTGCAAGGTCAAAATTGGATGAACTCTGGACGGTTAACTGAAGTAAGAACATTATGTAGATTGAAAAGTTATAGAAGCATCTCATAGTATTAAGGTACAAATAGAGATTGAAAACACTGGATTAAAAGTTCAAGCTTAAAAATCAGGAAACACATACGACatttggcaaccatctcttttttttcttaatgCAATGTTAGGGACAATGGCTCCATAGGCATGTTCAAGGTATTTATCTAGCAATTCTATATGAGAAATTATCAGCAAGTAAGAGTGTAAGACAATAAAACCCAATGGACAATGCAATATGGTTCAGATCCAGTCACTTTAGTTCAGTTACATGTATGCTTTTTAGATAACTGCTCATATTGGCAAGTGTTAAGAAGGCATAAGACTCCAATTTACACATTGGAAAACCTCTTTGTGATGCCAAATATGATATTAGAAATGCAAAAATATCTCAAGCAAAAACTCCTTTTCTTTTAATTCATTTACTCAATAGGCTTTCCTTCAAGATACTGATTTTCCACATTTATGCCACTCTCTCTACTCAAATGTTCAGAACTAGGATGAATACCACATTTATGACAACCTTATTCTTACAAGCAACCTACAATAGATCATGTGCAAGTGTGATGCTACtgaatctaataattcaaatataTCCTGGTCTCAACTTTCAAATGCTCTGCAAAGTCAAATGCGCAAGTGTGATTTGCAGAGTGCTTGAGCATATTTCAGAAATTCTAATAAATCAAACACCTTCCGCAGCCAACTCAGCAGCGAGAAGTATCGGTTTCTGGTCTTGTTGGACTCCATTTCCCAGAATTTGGTGTGAGGCTATGATGGATCCCTCGATTGTGGATTTTATTACATATACCCGGTATATGTATTTTATGATGATCATCAAAAAAGAGATTATGATTTTAAATCTGTGTTTGTCTATCGATTTTGCTTCTCTAGATTCTTAAAAGGGTCTCTACAAAGTCGTGCATGTAGG comes from the Musa acuminata AAA Group cultivar baxijiao chromosome BXJ1-10, Cavendish_Baxijiao_AAA, whole genome shotgun sequence genome and includes:
- the LOC135596092 gene encoding uncharacterized protein LOC135596092, which encodes MAVLQHACTAPLARALRSRAVASIASSPPVRLPRADSRVLLGLSEPELRQLALDFGQQSYRGKQLHDLLYKTKVKEIQDFSHLPQAFRESLREAGWRVGRSPVHHVVSAADGTLKILIKLEDNRLIETVGIPVEDGNGSFRLTACVSSQVGCPLRCSFCATGKGGFSRNLLPHEIVEQVLAIEDLFKHRVTNVVFMGMGEPMLNLKSVLESHTCLNKDVQIGQRMMTISTVGVPNTIKMLATHKLQSTLAVSLHAPNQKLRETIVPSAKSYPLNALIDDCKHYFSETRRRVTFEYTLLAGINDGVEHAAELAELIHTCGRGYHVNLIPFNPIEGSEYRRPYKKAVLAFMATLESKKITVSVRQTRGLDASAACGQLRNAHQKSPLVEVEPSAALPQLSPS